The following are from one region of the Fibrobacter sp. UWR3 genome:
- a CDS encoding NAD(P)-dependent oxidoreductase translates to MKAILIIAHHCILPGAYKGFEGILDKLHHDLPGTRVASTSLLDLENDLRTLLREDVESVTLLPFLLLNGQHTKNDVPRVVAKLQEEFPQIPITLMPCLGDWKEFSDMVVAGIRNAQKETVRQSSNSTLHTTHSTSHTSNLFSIELNLEGRNVLVVGGGRIALRKVKTLLPTGAHITVVAPQIDPEFTTIPSIVLKNRPYEPLDLRGIFMVFICTDKPAVNARVSNDARARRILVNNACDYLDGDFIVPARMDFGENIAVTVSTQGRAPSLAKKLKQKIQSEWAEGLEQVEREFGK, encoded by the coding sequence ATGAAAGCTATCCTGATTATTGCGCATCATTGCATTTTGCCTGGGGCCTACAAGGGCTTCGAAGGTATTTTGGACAAACTTCATCATGATTTGCCCGGTACGCGTGTGGCAAGCACGAGCTTGCTCGATTTGGAAAACGACCTGCGCACGCTCCTCCGCGAAGATGTGGAATCGGTGACGCTCCTGCCGTTCCTGCTTTTGAACGGCCAGCATACGAAAAACGACGTTCCCCGCGTGGTCGCTAAGCTACAGGAGGAATTTCCGCAGATTCCTATAACGCTTATGCCCTGCCTCGGCGACTGGAAGGAATTCTCCGACATGGTCGTCGCCGGCATCCGCAATGCTCAGAAGGAAACTGTACGTCAGTCGTCAAATTCCACATTGCACACTACACATTCCACATCTCACACATCAAACCTTTTCTCCATCGAACTGAATCTCGAAGGCCGTAACGTTCTCGTTGTGGGCGGTGGCCGCATTGCACTGCGCAAGGTCAAGACGCTCCTCCCGACAGGCGCGCACATTACCGTTGTCGCCCCGCAAATCGATCCTGAATTTACCACGATCCCGTCTATCGTCTTGAAAAATCGTCCCTACGAACCGCTCGACCTTCGCGGAATCTTCATGGTCTTTATCTGCACCGACAAGCCCGCTGTCAATGCACGGGTCAGCAACGATGCCCGTGCCCGCCGCATTCTGGTCAACAACGCCTGTGATTACCTCGATGGAGACTTTATCGTGCCCGCCCGCATGGATTTCGGCGAAAACATCGCCGTGACCGTCTCCACGCAGGGCCGCGCCCCCTCACTTGCCAAGAAACTCAAGCAGAAAATCCAATCCGAATGGGCCGAAGGCCTCGAACAGGTCGAACGGGAATTCGGCAAGTAA
- a CDS encoding AMP-binding protein, which yields MMLSKFLSRIEFDSYEDLYKNFKITIPEDFNFAYDVVDEYAKTEPKREALVWCDDNDEDHIFTFKDLSLASMRTANFLCEQGIKKGDRVMLILRRRYEFWFFLLALHRIGAIAIPATNMLAEEDLEYRFNAAEIKMVVSYDEPSLQKEVDKAKTKCPSVEKLVTVGQTARQNWVSFYDDYEIYPAKFPRPQGEEATHNDDIMIVYFTSGTSSNPKMVAHTFTYPLGHIVTAKYWQHVVDGGRHLTVAETGWAKALWGKIYGQWIAGSAVFTYDMKVFIPGKLLEKMAEYKVTTFCAPPTVYRYILHHGLSRYDLSSLQYCTTAGESLNTDIYNKFYEQTGIRLQEGYGQTELTLTTGNFGFTEPRPGSIGMPSPGYRMEIVDAEGKPCATDEVGELIIKIDQGKPFGMFGGYYRDPERTEKVFEGGVYHTGDTATRDKDGYLWFVGRTDDLIKSSGYRISPFEVEEVLHKHPAVLEVAVTGVEDKDRGQAVKATVVLKKGYEASKELAKEMQLFAKNVAASYKSPRIIDFVTELPKTISGKIRRATIRDKDAEAQKADASASSATEATQNADASTDNNTET from the coding sequence ATGATGTTAAGCAAGTTTCTTTCCCGTATCGAATTCGATTCGTACGAGGACCTCTACAAGAATTTCAAGATAACTATCCCGGAAGACTTCAACTTCGCCTACGACGTGGTTGACGAATACGCGAAGACCGAACCCAAGCGCGAAGCCCTCGTGTGGTGCGACGACAACGACGAAGACCACATCTTTACGTTCAAGGACCTCTCGCTTGCCTCCATGCGCACGGCGAACTTCCTCTGCGAACAGGGAATCAAGAAGGGCGACCGCGTGATGCTCATCCTGCGCCGCCGCTACGAGTTCTGGTTCTTCCTCCTGGCGCTCCACCGCATTGGCGCGATTGCAATACCCGCGACGAACATGCTCGCCGAAGAAGACCTGGAATACCGTTTCAACGCGGCCGAAATCAAGATGGTCGTGAGTTACGACGAACCCTCGCTGCAAAAGGAAGTGGACAAGGCAAAAACAAAATGCCCGTCCGTCGAAAAGCTCGTGACCGTAGGCCAGACCGCCCGCCAGAACTGGGTGAGCTTCTACGACGACTACGAAATCTACCCCGCGAAGTTCCCGCGCCCGCAAGGCGAAGAGGCGACCCACAACGACGACATCATGATCGTGTACTTCACGAGCGGTACGAGTTCGAACCCGAAGATGGTGGCGCACACGTTCACCTACCCGCTCGGCCACATCGTGACGGCAAAGTACTGGCAGCACGTAGTGGACGGGGGCAGGCACCTCACCGTCGCGGAGACCGGCTGGGCCAAGGCCCTCTGGGGCAAGATTTACGGGCAGTGGATTGCGGGTAGCGCAGTGTTCACCTACGACATGAAGGTGTTCATCCCGGGCAAGCTGCTCGAGAAGATGGCGGAATACAAGGTGACCACGTTCTGCGCGCCGCCCACCGTCTACCGCTACATATTGCACCACGGACTGAGCCGTTACGACCTTTCGAGCCTCCAGTACTGCACCACCGCAGGCGAATCGCTCAACACCGACATCTACAACAAGTTCTACGAGCAGACGGGAATCCGCTTGCAGGAAGGCTACGGCCAGACGGAACTCACGCTTACCACAGGCAACTTCGGGTTCACCGAACCGCGTCCGGGTTCCATCGGCATGCCCTCCCCGGGCTACCGCATGGAAATCGTGGATGCCGAAGGCAAGCCCTGCGCCACCGACGAGGTGGGCGAACTCATCATCAAGATTGACCAAGGGAAACCCTTCGGCATGTTCGGCGGCTACTACCGCGACCCGGAACGCACCGAGAAGGTGTTCGAGGGCGGAGTCTACCATACAGGCGACACCGCCACCCGCGACAAGGATGGATACCTGTGGTTCGTGGGCCGCACCGACGACCTCATCAAGAGTTCGGGTTACCGCATCAGCCCCTTCGAGGTGGAAGAAGTGCTCCACAAGCACCCCGCCGTCCTTGAAGTAGCGGTAACGGGCGTCGAGGACAAGGACCGCGGCCAGGCCGTGAAAGCGACAGTCGTCTTGAAGAAGGGCTACGAGGCATCGAAGGAACTCGCGAAAGAAATGCAGCTGTTCGCGAAGAACGTCGCGGCCTCTTACAAGAGCCCGCGCATCATCGACTTCGTGACGGAACTGCCCAAGACGATTAGCGGAAAGATTCGCCGCGCCACCATCCGCGACAAGGATGCCGAAGCGCAAAAGGCGGATGCTTCGGCAAGCTCAGCAACCGAAGCAACGCAAAATGCAGATGCTTCGACTGACAACAACACAGAAACTTGA
- the tadA gene encoding tRNA adenosine(34) deaminase TadA — protein sequence MEELSTKNSEIRNSNSELDQRYMRMALREAEKAFDEKEIPIGCVIVKDGVVIGKGHNQIEMLRDATAHAEILSIGTAAGKLENWRLDGCTLYVTLEPCPMCAGAILNSRVSRVVYGSPDTRFGGCGTTIDVISNNALKREVEVVGGVLADECLGLLKAFFQRMRLEKGDSGNKGPQN from the coding sequence ATGGAAGAACTTTCTACTAAAAACTCCGAAATCCGAAATTCTAATTCCGAATTGGATCAACGTTATATGCGCATGGCGCTTCGCGAGGCGGAGAAGGCTTTCGATGAGAAGGAAATTCCCATCGGTTGCGTTATCGTGAAGGACGGCGTGGTGATAGGGAAGGGCCATAACCAGATTGAGATGCTGAGGGACGCCACCGCCCATGCCGAAATCCTTTCCATCGGGACTGCCGCGGGCAAGCTTGAAAACTGGCGCCTGGACGGCTGTACTTTGTATGTAACGCTCGAACCTTGCCCGATGTGCGCGGGGGCTATCCTCAACAGCCGCGTTTCCCGCGTGGTCTACGGCTCTCCGGATACCCGCTTTGGCGGTTGCGGCACGACCATAGACGTAATCTCGAACAACGCCCTCAAGCGCGAGGTCGAAGTTGTGGGCGGAGTGCTCGCTGACGAGTGCCTGGGCCTGCTGAAGGCCTTCTTCCAGCGGATGCGACTTGAAAAGGGCGATTCTGGCAACAAGGGCCCCCAGAACTAA
- a CDS encoding fimbrial protein, with product MKNAYNSILVLTVVGLLVLVAGALYFGAPLFGWIIMAAIFAVFFIDQFKLLSALKSIRCEEAEIESCERSGMYAVAGEGIVARRLKLARDLMGKGVRLDSAIAFEVLSNNATVSTPRSSGGTVILLGLMGTFFGLMYSVATAGVAIDNSSTQGTLDTIQVLFGNMKGIFGTSLCGLFAALVLGASRGLFLNSRDAFIARLDTLTLGLQGESAGENEKSKDELGRLFDSVEKNLSAVAASVQQGLNGIVSKVGEELSSTTAKLNSDLGSMVAKLEGTLGNLGGTVGADVANALNPLNDYMKNLQASVESLPSKLDEKLNAISSGLNSSLDTISASVKDGLSGVAASTEKSMDGAVKNIAESVAAQVKQSDDQWKTFMDKLASETSANVDAQKEGLETLKNVALQVAEKAQAGSAELSQSVAEKLSALSTDILAAFQKLSDTSAVLLEAQKALTESIDNRVVKEKEATDALGGNIVETAELMRVNQSELSANLEMLRAGLETILEKLSGDTAEHEDEENFVEHLNQSLEAFHERASEVLMENAVKTQEILLEVLEQTQRAARQATPKAEG from the coding sequence ATGAAGAACGCATATAACTCGATTCTGGTTCTTACCGTCGTCGGACTGCTTGTACTGGTTGCGGGCGCCCTCTACTTCGGAGCCCCGCTCTTCGGCTGGATTATAATGGCGGCAATATTTGCAGTGTTCTTTATCGACCAGTTCAAGTTGCTTTCTGCTCTCAAGAGTATCCGTTGCGAAGAAGCCGAGATAGAATCCTGCGAAAGGTCGGGCATGTATGCTGTTGCCGGCGAAGGCATTGTGGCGCGCCGCCTCAAGCTTGCCCGCGACCTGATGGGCAAGGGCGTGCGTCTAGATTCCGCGATTGCGTTCGAGGTGCTTTCGAACAATGCGACGGTTTCTACTCCGCGCAGCTCGGGCGGTACGGTGATTCTCCTCGGCCTTATGGGTACGTTCTTCGGCCTCATGTATTCTGTCGCTACTGCGGGTGTTGCTATCGACAATTCCTCCACGCAGGGCACGCTCGATACCATCCAGGTGCTGTTCGGCAACATGAAGGGCATTTTCGGTACTAGCCTTTGCGGCCTGTTTGCTGCCCTCGTGCTCGGCGCTTCCCGCGGGCTTTTCCTGAATTCGCGCGATGCGTTTATCGCTCGCCTCGATACGCTTACGCTTGGCCTGCAGGGCGAATCTGCGGGCGAGAACGAGAAGAGCAAGGATGAACTTGGTCGCCTGTTCGATTCTGTCGAGAAGAACCTGTCCGCTGTGGCCGCTTCTGTACAACAGGGGCTGAATGGTATTGTTTCCAAGGTGGGCGAGGAACTTTCTTCGACAACCGCCAAGCTGAATTCTGACCTCGGCTCGATGGTTGCAAAACTGGAAGGCACGCTTGGCAACCTGGGCGGTACTGTGGGTGCGGATGTCGCTAATGCGCTCAATCCGCTGAACGACTACATGAAGAACCTCCAGGCCTCCGTGGAATCCCTGCCTTCCAAGCTGGACGAAAAACTGAATGCGATTTCTTCTGGCCTGAACTCTAGCCTGGATACAATCTCTGCAAGCGTGAAGGATGGTCTTTCGGGCGTTGCCGCATCTACCGAGAAGTCGATGGATGGCGCGGTAAAGAACATCGCCGAATCTGTTGCCGCTCAGGTCAAGCAGTCCGACGACCAGTGGAAAACCTTTATGGACAAACTCGCGTCCGAGACGAGCGCGAATGTGGATGCTCAGAAGGAAGGCCTCGAAACGCTCAAGAACGTGGCTCTCCAGGTGGCAGAGAAGGCGCAGGCGGGTTCTGCCGAACTTTCGCAGTCCGTTGCCGAAAAGCTCAGCGCGCTTTCGACCGATATCCTCGCTGCGTTCCAGAAACTTTCCGATACGTCCGCCGTGCTGCTTGAAGCCCAGAAGGCGCTTACCGAGAGCATTGACAACCGCGTGGTGAAGGAGAAGGAAGCGACCGACGCGCTTGGCGGAAACATCGTGGAAACGGCAGAACTCATGCGCGTGAACCAGAGCGAACTCAGCGCGAACCTCGAGATGCTCCGTGCGGGCCTCGAGACGATTCTCGAAAAGCTCAGCGGCGATACTGCCGAACACGAAGACGAAGAGAACTTTGTGGAACACCTCAACCAGTCTCTGGAAGCGTTCCACGAGCGTGCAAGCGAAGTGCTTATGGAAAACGCGGTCAAGACTCAGGAAATCCTCCTGGAGGTCCTCGAGCAGACGCAACGCGCCGCAAGGCAGGCAACCCCGAAGGCAGAGGGCTAA
- a CDS encoding polysaccharide deacetylase family protein codes for MEQNKDILDIQAAEANQHKKKKFILCYHSFSATNFKRARTQIRKLADAAGAPISIAVVPSIGAVPESEADEFREELEKFVQEGYEIMLHGARHRADLFIKRSLQGKFALWISNNEAEFAGLNERLTQTLLKRSLALWNAHGTEKPSGFIPPIWFGNKYLKNLALDIFDYYEDYHGIYQKTESGIKKTKSRPLSFSIYPPAMLGIVQTYACLRMLLPGGTHRLVFHDKDFRTIGEKRILNMVRYVSTMREKIMYRDL; via the coding sequence ATGGAACAGAACAAGGACATCCTCGACATCCAGGCAGCCGAAGCGAACCAGCACAAGAAGAAAAAGTTCATCTTGTGCTACCACAGCTTCAGCGCGACAAACTTCAAGAGGGCCCGCACGCAAATTCGCAAACTCGCGGACGCCGCGGGTGCGCCTATCAGCATCGCAGTCGTGCCCTCCATCGGGGCCGTGCCCGAATCCGAGGCGGACGAATTCCGCGAAGAACTCGAGAAGTTCGTGCAGGAAGGCTACGAGATTATGCTCCACGGGGCACGCCACCGCGCCGACCTCTTTATCAAGCGTAGCCTGCAGGGCAAGTTCGCCCTCTGGATTTCGAACAACGAGGCCGAATTCGCAGGCCTGAACGAGCGACTCACGCAGACGCTCCTCAAGCGTAGCCTCGCCCTCTGGAACGCCCACGGCACCGAGAAGCCCTCCGGGTTCATTCCGCCCATCTGGTTCGGCAACAAGTACCTCAAGAACCTCGCCCTCGACATCTTCGACTACTACGAGGATTACCACGGCATCTACCAGAAGACGGAAAGCGGAATCAAGAAGACCAAGTCAAGGCCGCTCAGTTTTTCCATCTACCCGCCCGCAATGCTCGGAATCGTGCAGACCTACGCCTGCCTCCGCATGCTCCTGCCGGGTGGCACGCACCGCCTGGTGTTCCACGACAAGGATTTCAGGACCATCGGCGAAAAACGTATTCTGAACATGGTGCGCTACGTTTCCACCATGCGAGAAAAAATCATGTACAGGGATCTCTAA
- the hemL gene encoding glutamate-1-semialdehyde 2,1-aminomutase — MNHSLSEKLFAEAKNLMPGGVNSPVRAYGNVGATPPFIARAKGSHIYDVDGNDYIDYVGSWGPMLLGHAHDAVISAVAETAKNGLSFGAPCGLESELAKLVMSLVPSVEMIRMVNSGTEATMSAIRAARGFTGRDKIVKFEGCYHGHSDSLLIKAGSGMLTTGKPSSKGVPADLAKYTLTLQYNDVAGVKELFDKIGDEIAGVIVEPVAGNMGVVPAKPEFLQTLSAETKKHGALLIVDEVMTGFRVGIHCAQGLYGIKPDLTTFGKIIGGGMPVGAYGGRLDVMQQIAPLGGIYQAGTLSGNPVAMAAGLSTMRELHTHPEYYVHAEAMTKRLITGLQDAAKSAGIPLAANQVGSMGCIFFTEGPVTCFADVQKSDLELFRRYFLGMLDEGIYLAPSQFEAIFVSAAHTESDIDRTVDAARKVFKTL, encoded by the coding sequence ATGAACCACTCCTTGAGCGAAAAACTTTTTGCCGAAGCCAAGAACCTGATGCCCGGTGGCGTGAACAGCCCGGTGCGTGCCTACGGTAACGTGGGGGCCACTCCTCCGTTTATCGCCCGTGCGAAGGGTAGCCACATCTACGATGTGGACGGCAACGACTATATCGATTACGTGGGCAGCTGGGGCCCGATGCTCCTGGGGCATGCGCACGACGCGGTAATCAGTGCTGTTGCAGAAACGGCGAAGAACGGCCTCAGTTTCGGGGCTCCGTGCGGGCTCGAATCCGAACTTGCAAAACTCGTGATGAGCCTCGTGCCGAGTGTGGAGATGATTCGCATGGTGAACAGCGGGACCGAGGCGACGATGAGCGCCATCCGTGCTGCCCGCGGGTTTACCGGTCGCGACAAGATTGTGAAGTTTGAGGGCTGTTACCACGGCCATAGCGATAGCCTGCTCATCAAGGCAGGCTCGGGCATGCTCACGACGGGCAAGCCGAGCAGCAAGGGCGTTCCGGCGGACCTCGCGAAGTACACGCTCACGCTCCAGTACAACGATGTGGCGGGCGTGAAGGAACTTTTCGACAAGATTGGCGACGAAATCGCTGGTGTCATCGTGGAGCCTGTGGCAGGGAATATGGGCGTGGTGCCCGCGAAGCCAGAATTCTTGCAGACGCTTTCCGCAGAAACCAAGAAGCACGGTGCGCTCCTGATTGTGGACGAGGTCATGACGGGTTTCCGCGTGGGTATCCACTGCGCGCAGGGCCTTTATGGCATCAAGCCCGACCTCACGACCTTCGGGAAGATTATCGGCGGCGGTATGCCCGTAGGTGCATACGGCGGCCGACTCGACGTGATGCAGCAGATTGCACCGCTCGGCGGTATATACCAGGCGGGTACGCTTTCGGGTAACCCGGTCGCGATGGCGGCGGGGCTTTCCACTATGCGTGAACTGCATACTCACCCGGAGTACTACGTTCACGCCGAAGCGATGACCAAGCGCCTGATTACGGGCCTCCAGGATGCGGCAAAGTCTGCGGGTATCCCGCTGGCTGCAAATCAGGTGGGTTCCATGGGGTGCATCTTCTTTACGGAAGGCCCGGTCACGTGCTTTGCCGACGTGCAGAAATCCGACCTGGAACTCTTCCGCAGGTACTTCCTCGGGATGCTAGATGAGGGCATCTACCTTGCCCCGAGCCAGTTCGAGGCAATCTTCGTGAGTGCCGCGCATACGGAAAGCGACATTGACCGTACCGTCGATGCCGCCAGGAAAGTCTTCAAGACTCTTTAG
- the fabF gene encoding beta-ketoacyl-ACP synthase II, with translation MNRRIVITGLGAVAPVGKSVPDMWNSIREGKCGIGPITLFDASNCPVKIAAEIKDFKPEEHGIDPKEARRMARFTQFLMGAANEAVQDAGLTREELAADTTGIVAGNGLSGMDVLDETYNKYIEGGKRRVSPLAMPELIPNEACANVSIALGITGLAHTVCTACASGTDAIGVALDAIRSGRLDVCLAGGSESGITEYSIKSFAGMHALTDKFNDDPTKASRPFDKDRSGFVMGEGGAVMVLEELEHAKARGAKIYAELAGYGASADAYHITSPRPGGETCAKAMTRALKDAGIAPTDVDYYNAHGTSTHLNDLTETQMLKIALGEHAYKIKVSSTKSMTGHCVGAAGVIEAIISTLAVQNSFYPATINLDNPDPECDLDYVPHKGIEGNIEVAVSASLGFGGHNGVVVIKKFKE, from the coding sequence ATGAATAGAAGAATCGTCATTACCGGCCTTGGCGCCGTGGCCCCCGTAGGCAAGTCCGTCCCCGACATGTGGAACTCCATCCGCGAGGGCAAGTGCGGGATAGGCCCCATCACGCTGTTCGACGCCAGCAACTGCCCGGTGAAGATTGCCGCAGAAATCAAGGACTTCAAGCCCGAGGAACACGGGATAGACCCGAAGGAAGCCCGCCGCATGGCACGCTTCACGCAGTTCCTGATGGGGGCAGCGAACGAGGCCGTCCAGGATGCGGGGCTCACCCGCGAAGAGCTCGCCGCCGATACCACGGGCATCGTCGCCGGCAACGGCCTTTCGGGAATGGATGTGCTCGACGAGACGTACAACAAGTATATCGAAGGCGGCAAGCGCAGGGTTTCGCCGCTTGCCATGCCGGAACTCATCCCGAACGAGGCGTGCGCGAACGTTTCCATCGCCCTCGGGATTACGGGACTCGCCCATACCGTCTGCACCGCCTGTGCCTCCGGCACCGACGCCATCGGGGTCGCCCTGGACGCCATCCGCAGTGGCAGGCTCGACGTGTGCCTTGCCGGCGGTTCCGAGAGCGGGATTACGGAATACTCCATCAAGAGTTTTGCGGGCATGCACGCCCTCACCGACAAGTTCAACGACGACCCCACGAAGGCGTCGCGCCCGTTCGACAAAGACCGGAGCGGCTTTGTCATGGGCGAAGGCGGTGCCGTAATGGTGCTGGAAGAACTCGAGCACGCAAAGGCCCGCGGGGCAAAGATCTACGCGGAACTTGCGGGCTATGGCGCCTCTGCGGACGCATACCACATCACGAGCCCGCGCCCGGGTGGAGAAACCTGCGCGAAGGCCATGACCCGCGCCCTGAAGGATGCCGGAATCGCGCCTACCGACGTGGACTACTACAACGCGCACGGCACCTCGACGCACCTGAACGACCTCACCGAGACCCAGATGCTGAAAATCGCGCTCGGTGAACACGCCTACAAGATCAAGGTGTCTAGCACCAAGAGCATGACGGGCCACTGCGTGGGCGCCGCCGGCGTCATCGAGGCCATCATCTCGACACTCGCCGTGCAGAACTCGTTCTACCCCGCGACCATCAACCTCGACAACCCCGACCCGGAATGCGACCTCGACTACGTGCCGCACAAGGGCATCGAAGGGAATATCGAAGTCGCCGTTTCCGCATCGCTCGGGTTCGGCGGCCACAACGGCGTGGTTGTCATCAAGAAATTCAAGGAATAG
- the hemB gene encoding porphobilinogen synthase, whose product MIIRPRRLRKNETIRNMVAETAVNPDSLVYPMFVVEGEGVKEEIPSMPGQFRFSIDEILQELESCVIAGIKSILLFGIPDSKDEMATSAYDDDGIVQRAVRSIKAKFPALYVITDVCLCEYMSHGHCGIIKDGDVDNDPTLELLAKTAVSHARAGADMVAPSDMMDGRVAAIREKLDANGFANTPIMAYSAKFASAYYGPFRDAADSAPHFGNRKSYQMDVRNGREAMREVALDIEEGADIVMVKPGLAFLDVLRATAEMSDVPVAVYNVSGEYSMVKAAAKMGWIDENSIIRENLLAMKRAGADIIITYHAKEALEKGLV is encoded by the coding sequence ATGATTATCCGTCCTCGTCGCTTACGCAAGAATGAAACAATCCGCAACATGGTTGCGGAAACCGCAGTGAATCCCGATTCCCTCGTGTACCCGATGTTCGTGGTCGAGGGGGAGGGCGTCAAGGAAGAAATCCCGTCGATGCCCGGCCAGTTCCGGTTCTCCATCGATGAAATCCTCCAGGAACTCGAATCCTGCGTCATCGCGGGCATCAAGTCCATCCTCCTGTTCGGCATTCCCGATTCCAAGGACGAGATGGCGACTTCGGCTTACGACGACGATGGCATTGTGCAGCGTGCGGTGCGCTCCATCAAGGCGAAGTTCCCTGCGCTCTACGTGATTACGGACGTGTGCCTCTGCGAGTACATGAGCCACGGCCATTGCGGGATTATTAAGGACGGCGACGTGGATAACGACCCGACGCTCGAACTCCTGGCGAAGACTGCGGTTTCGCACGCGCGTGCGGGTGCCGACATGGTTGCCCCGAGCGACATGATGGATGGCCGCGTGGCAGCAATCCGTGAAAAGCTGGATGCGAACGGATTCGCGAACACCCCGATTATGGCCTACAGCGCGAAGTTTGCAAGCGCCTACTACGGTCCGTTCCGCGATGCGGCGGATTCTGCCCCGCATTTCGGTAACCGCAAGAGTTACCAGATGGACGTGCGCAACGGTCGCGAGGCTATGCGCGAGGTGGCCCTCGATATCGAGGAAGGTGCCGACATCGTGATGGTGAAGCCCGGGCTTGCCTTCCTCGACGTGCTGCGTGCAACGGCCGAGATGAGCGACGTGCCTGTCGCGGTCTATAACGTGAGCGGCGAGTACTCGATGGTGAAGGCTGCCGCGAAGATGGGCTGGATTGACGAGAATTCCATCATCCGCGAGAACCTGCTTGCAATGAAGCGTGCCGGTGCTGACATCATTATTACCTACCACGCGAAGGAAGCGCTGGAGAAGGGCTTGGTATGA
- the nirJ2 gene encoding putative heme d1 biosynthesis radical SAM protein NirJ2 — protein MIVSWMTTNKCNLTCKHCYQDAGENKAAELTTPEALKLIDEIAKAGFKIMIFSGGEPMTRPDIVELVAHASSKGLRPVFGTNGTLITHDLAFELKKAGAMAMGISIDSIDPKRHNDFRGLPNAFELTMMGIENCKAAGLPFQIHTTIMDWNQNEIFDIMNWVKEIGAVNHQIFFLIPVGRGKEIEGHALRVAEYEGLLRKIMEKSRTLGIPVKPTCAPQFLRIADQLDIKTRYSRGCLAGIDYCIVSPIGKVRPCAYMMEEAGDVHDTPFDEIWANADVFKKLRTKAYSGACGKCKFNDRCGGCRARAAYYHDGDYMQEDSYCAYGRGL, from the coding sequence ATGATAGTATCTTGGATGACCACCAACAAGTGTAACCTGACCTGCAAGCACTGCTACCAGGACGCGGGCGAGAACAAGGCTGCAGAACTCACGACGCCGGAGGCCCTCAAGCTGATTGACGAAATCGCGAAGGCGGGGTTCAAGATCATGATTTTTAGCGGTGGCGAGCCGATGACCCGCCCGGACATCGTGGAACTGGTGGCACACGCCTCGAGCAAGGGACTTCGCCCGGTGTTCGGCACCAACGGCACGCTCATCACGCACGACCTGGCCTTTGAACTCAAGAAGGCGGGCGCCATGGCGATGGGCATCAGCATCGACAGTATCGACCCTAAGCGCCACAACGACTTCCGCGGGCTCCCGAACGCCTTCGAACTCACGATGATGGGCATCGAGAATTGCAAGGCGGCGGGCCTCCCGTTCCAAATCCACACGACCATCATGGACTGGAACCAGAACGAAATTTTTGACATCATGAACTGGGTCAAGGAAATCGGTGCGGTGAACCACCAGATTTTCTTCTTGATTCCCGTGGGTCGCGGCAAGGAAATTGAAGGCCACGCCCTGCGCGTTGCCGAATACGAAGGCCTGCTCCGCAAGATTATGGAAAAGAGCCGCACGCTCGGTATCCCCGTCAAACCCACCTGCGCTCCGCAGTTCCTGCGCATTGCAGACCAATTGGATATCAAGACCCGCTACAGCCGTGGCTGCCTTGCCGGTATCGACTACTGCATCGTAAGCCCCATCGGGAAGGTGCGCCCCTGCGCCTACATGATGGAAGAGGCTGGCGATGTGCACGACACGCCTTTCGACGAAATCTGGGCGAATGCGGATGTGTTCAAGAAGCTCCGCACCAAGGCCTATTCCGGTGCCTGCGGCAAGTGCAAGTTCAACGACCGCTGTGGCGGCTGCCGCGCCCGAGCCGCTTACTACCACGACGGCGACTACATGCAAGAAGACTCTTACTGCGCCTACGGGAGAGGGCTGTAG